Proteins from a single region of Lysinibacillus sp. JNUCC-52:
- a CDS encoding M20 metallopeptidase family protein, with protein MSFQNQVEQLHTLFDDIVANRRYMHMHPELSFEEEKTSIFIANTLKEYGIPFRERVGKNGVVANIDGALPGKTLAFRADFDALPINDEKDVPYKSTVPGVMHACGHDGHTAALLAFAKIVQQNKDQLRGSIRLIFQPAEEKPPGGAKFMIEDGVLDGVDFVFGAHLASDLPLGKISTAAGPIMASVDAFTIKLFGKGGHGAYPHTTKDSIIAATQLIQNFQQIVSRRVNPTEAAVVTVGSLHAGNAFNVIADTATLEGTVRTLNQNVRNQIEKEIFAILDGLKVSNYVDYEIDYLKGYPVLINTEKESVIVEQLIKEQFTEEAFEIKTAVLGAEDFAYYLQHVPGNFIHVGSANEHANTQFPHHHPKFDFDERALLNIATIFLKIIDYYGKVE; from the coding sequence GTGAGTTTTCAAAATCAAGTAGAACAATTACATACACTTTTCGATGATATTGTAGCTAATCGTCGTTATATGCATATGCACCCTGAATTATCATTTGAAGAAGAAAAAACATCCATTTTTATTGCAAATACATTAAAAGAATATGGTATCCCATTCCGCGAACGCGTTGGCAAAAATGGAGTCGTTGCTAACATTGATGGCGCTTTACCAGGAAAAACACTCGCGTTCCGTGCCGATTTCGATGCCCTGCCAATCAATGATGAAAAAGACGTACCCTATAAATCGACAGTACCTGGCGTTATGCACGCTTGTGGTCATGATGGACATACTGCTGCACTACTTGCATTTGCAAAAATTGTACAGCAAAATAAAGATCAATTAAGAGGCTCTATCCGTTTAATTTTCCAACCTGCAGAAGAAAAACCACCAGGTGGAGCAAAATTTATGATTGAGGATGGCGTGCTTGATGGTGTTGATTTTGTATTTGGAGCTCATTTAGCTTCCGATTTACCTTTGGGAAAAATTTCAACTGCAGCTGGTCCAATAATGGCCTCTGTTGACGCATTTACGATTAAATTATTCGGTAAAGGTGGACATGGAGCTTACCCACATACGACGAAAGATTCAATCATTGCAGCGACTCAGCTTATTCAAAATTTCCAGCAAATCGTTAGCCGTAGAGTAAATCCAACTGAGGCAGCGGTTGTAACAGTTGGTAGTTTACATGCAGGAAATGCCTTTAATGTTATTGCAGACACTGCTACATTAGAAGGTACTGTTCGTACATTAAATCAAAATGTACGTAATCAAATTGAAAAAGAAATTTTCGCTATTTTAGATGGCTTAAAAGTTTCAAATTATGTAGACTATGAAATCGATTATTTAAAAGGCTATCCTGTTTTAATTAATACAGAAAAGGAATCTGTTATTGTTGAACAATTAATTAAAGAACAATTCACAGAAGAAGCTTTCGAAATTAAAACTGCAGTCTTGGGTGCCGAAGATTTTGCCTATTACTTACAACATGTACCAGGAAACTTTATTCACGTTGGCTCTGCCAATGAACATGCAAATACACAATTCCCTCACCACCATCCAAAATTCGATTTTGATGAGCGTGCATTGCTAAATATCGCAACAATATTCTTAAAAATTATTGATTATTACGGTAAAGTCGAATAA
- the opp4C gene encoding oligopeptide ABC transporter permease, which yields MSLFKRYFNKKQYDTEHTVTWNEEFAVANTKSLFWKRFKKHKLAVIGLWFLAIVTIASIFAPFIAPFDPAEITSEFSAPPSWQHLLGTDQVGRDVFSRVIYAARVSLAVGIGAVAISAIIGTVLGLISGYFGGIIDGIIMRITDMFMSFPYILFILVVASIVGPGLTNIILILGVLGWPGIARLVRGNVLAIKQSDYVKASIALGYKTPRILFKHILPNTIAPILIFATSGVAGAILDEAALSFLGLGVQPPDASWGNMLSNAQSISILTDQPWLWIPPGILILCTVLSINYIGDALRDALDPHNSK from the coding sequence ATGAGTTTATTTAAACGGTATTTTAATAAAAAACAGTATGATACAGAACACACGGTCACTTGGAATGAAGAATTTGCTGTAGCAAATACGAAGAGCTTATTTTGGAAAAGATTCAAAAAGCATAAATTAGCTGTAATTGGACTATGGTTTTTAGCGATTGTAACGATTGCGTCCATTTTTGCACCGTTTATTGCACCTTTTGATCCAGCTGAAATTACAAGCGAATTTAGTGCACCACCTTCATGGCAGCACTTACTCGGTACAGATCAAGTAGGACGAGACGTGTTTAGTCGGGTCATTTATGCGGCACGTGTTTCGTTAGCTGTAGGTATTGGTGCGGTGGCAATTTCGGCGATTATTGGTACTGTATTAGGGTTAATTTCTGGTTATTTTGGTGGCATTATAGATGGGATTATTATGCGTATTACAGATATGTTTATGTCATTTCCATATATTTTGTTTATTTTAGTTGTTGCTAGTATTGTAGGACCAGGGTTAACGAATATCATTCTTATTTTAGGAGTGTTAGGCTGGCCAGGTATAGCACGACTTGTGCGCGGCAATGTTTTAGCGATTAAGCAATCGGACTATGTGAAAGCAAGTATTGCTCTAGGATATAAGACGCCACGTATTTTGTTTAAGCATATTTTACCGAATACCATTGCACCTATTTTGATTTTCGCTACTTCTGGTGTTGCAGGGGCAATATTAGATGAAGCAGCATTAAGCTTTTTAGGCTTAGGCGTACAGCCGCCAGATGCAAGTTGGGGGAATATGCTTTCAAATGCCCAATCGATTTCGATTTTAACGGATCAACCGTGGCTTTGGATTCCACCAGGTATTTTAATATTATGTACAGTTTTATCAATTAACTATATTGGGGATGCATTGCGAGACGCACTTGACCCACACAATTCAAAGTAG
- a CDS encoding ABC transporter permease, with protein sequence MLGYILRRLLIAVPVLFGVSVINFIIMRMAPGNPVDMLVSPKLPEAARQAKMIELGLNDPAYIQYWNWLKNLVLHGDLGYSMITYEPVTELIASRMGPTIILMGTALILGLIIAIPIGIYSATKQYSKLDYTFVTGSFLGVSIPNFFLALLLVYIFSIQLNWLPSGGMKELGAEGSFGSLLWHMILPVTVLVASVAGRNIRYVRSGMLEIMGQDFLRTARAKGVKEFFVVNKHAMRNALIPIVTIIGLEISILFGGAVVIEQIFSWPGIGQLTLSSIMSRDYSTIMGLNLVAAFIVIASNILTDIVYAFVDPRIRKSYVGGGKR encoded by the coding sequence ATGCTAGGATATATTTTAAGACGATTATTAATCGCCGTCCCCGTTTTATTTGGTGTATCGGTTATTAACTTCATTATTATGCGAATGGCACCGGGTAATCCTGTCGATATGCTCGTGAGCCCTAAGTTACCAGAGGCCGCAAGACAGGCTAAAATGATAGAATTAGGACTAAATGATCCAGCCTACATTCAATATTGGAATTGGTTAAAAAACTTAGTGTTGCATGGCGATTTAGGCTATTCCATGATTACGTATGAGCCTGTAACCGAGTTAATTGCGAGCCGAATGGGTCCGACAATTATTTTAATGGGAACAGCGTTAATATTAGGGTTAATTATTGCGATTCCAATTGGCATTTATAGTGCAACGAAGCAATATTCGAAACTTGATTATACATTTGTAACGGGTTCATTTTTAGGAGTTTCCATTCCAAACTTCTTCTTGGCTTTATTATTAGTATATATTTTCTCAATTCAATTAAATTGGTTACCTTCAGGCGGTATGAAAGAATTAGGTGCTGAAGGAAGCTTCGGATCACTTTTATGGCATATGATTTTACCAGTGACAGTGCTTGTCGCAAGCGTTGCTGGGAGAAACATCCGTTATGTGCGTTCGGGCATGCTTGAAATTATGGGACAAGATTTTTTACGTACAGCTCGTGCAAAAGGAGTAAAAGAATTTTTCGTTGTGAATAAACATGCGATGCGAAATGCTTTAATTCCAATTGTAACAATTATCGGATTAGAGATTTCGATTTTATTTGGTGGAGCAGTTGTAATTGAGCAAATTTTCTCCTGGCCAGGTATTGGTCAGCTTACGCTTTCTTCCATTATGAGCCGTGATTACTCTACCATTATGGGATTAAACTTAGTAGCTGCATTCATTGTTATTGCTTCAAATATTTTAACGGATATTGTATACGCATTTGTCGACCCACGTATTCGCAAAAGCTATGTTGGGGGTGGCAAACGATGA
- a CDS encoding ABC transporter ATP-binding protein, with protein sequence MKKETEQNNSPLLVLEDVKTYYPFKTGFMNLKTDYVKAVNGVSFEIYEGETVGLVGESGCGKSTLGRTIIGLEPKTGGRILFNGQQMDYRTDRVSLSQQIQIVFQDPYSSLNPRQTIGSLLAEPLRVHKIVPTNEIAQEVDRLLALVGLPTTAKDRYPHEFSGGQRQRVGIARALSLRPRLLICDEPVSALDVSIQAQILNLFKQLQNELGLTYLFIAHGLGAMKYISDRIAVMYEGKIVEMGKTEQIFLNPQHDYTKKLLNAYPKPDPTKRSIIRREKGTDAC encoded by the coding sequence ATGAAAAAGGAAACAGAGCAAAACAACTCTCCGTTACTTGTATTAGAAGATGTTAAAACGTACTATCCGTTTAAAACAGGCTTTATGAATTTAAAAACCGATTATGTGAAAGCAGTAAATGGCGTTTCATTCGAAATTTACGAAGGGGAAACAGTTGGGCTCGTAGGAGAATCTGGCTGTGGAAAATCAACGTTAGGGCGCACGATTATCGGTCTAGAACCGAAAACGGGGGGCCGTATTCTATTTAATGGTCAACAAATGGATTATCGAACAGACCGCGTTAGCTTAAGTCAACAAATCCAAATTGTTTTCCAAGATCCATATTCTTCTTTAAATCCAAGACAAACAATCGGATCATTACTTGCAGAACCGCTACGCGTACATAAAATAGTTCCAACGAATGAGATAGCGCAGGAAGTAGACCGATTACTTGCGTTAGTGGGGCTACCAACGACAGCAAAAGACCGTTACCCACACGAGTTTTCGGGTGGTCAACGCCAACGTGTCGGCATTGCTCGTGCGTTATCATTACGACCAAGATTATTAATTTGTGATGAGCCTGTATCGGCATTAGATGTTTCGATTCAAGCGCAAATTTTAAACTTGTTTAAACAGCTTCAAAATGAATTAGGGTTAACATACTTATTCATTGCGCACGGTTTAGGTGCAATGAAATATATTAGTGATCGTATTGCAGTAATGTATGAGGGCAAAATTGTGGAGATGGGTAAAACAGAACAAATTTTCTTAAACCCTCAACATGATTATACAAAAAAATTATTAAATGCTTATCCGAAGCCAGATCCGACAAAACGAAGTATTATTCGCCGTGAAAAGGGGACAGATGCATGCTAG
- a CDS encoding ABC transporter ATP-binding protein, producing the protein MESLLSVKQLKTAFETEYGKVVSVDDVSFDVKKGETLGIVGESGSGKSVTALSIMRLLGKRGSIEQGEITLEDKNLTALSNKEFQSLRGKEISMIFQEPMTALNPVFTIGHQLVEAILLHTDVDKKEAKAIAQNMLDKVGIPNAKRVMKQFPFSLSGGMRQRVMIAIALVCKPKLLIADEPTTALDVTVQAQIMRLMNELCYELQTSVLLITHDLGVVAEMADRVIVMYAGQVVEEADVFTLFERPLHPYTMGLMDSIPSMDFDGKQLKAIPGTIPGRYQNIVGCRFANRCAFATEHCKKQQPPLIEVEKGHKTRCFEWQKVAQGGEQK; encoded by the coding sequence ATGGAGAGTTTGCTAAGCGTAAAACAGCTGAAAACGGCATTCGAAACTGAATATGGAAAAGTAGTCAGTGTCGACGATGTTAGCTTTGATGTAAAAAAAGGTGAAACATTGGGGATTGTTGGTGAGTCGGGAAGCGGGAAAAGCGTAACAGCACTCTCTATTATGCGTCTATTAGGGAAACGCGGTTCAATTGAGCAAGGTGAGATTACATTAGAAGATAAAAACTTAACAGCTCTTTCTAATAAGGAATTTCAATCGTTACGAGGGAAAGAAATTTCAATGATTTTTCAAGAGCCAATGACCGCGTTAAATCCTGTTTTTACAATTGGCCATCAGCTAGTAGAGGCCATTTTACTCCATACAGATGTCGATAAAAAGGAAGCAAAAGCAATTGCTCAAAATATGTTAGATAAAGTTGGTATACCTAATGCTAAACGTGTGATGAAGCAATTTCCATTCTCTTTATCAGGTGGAATGCGACAACGTGTCATGATTGCAATAGCTTTAGTATGTAAACCAAAGCTATTAATTGCGGACGAACCGACAACGGCACTTGATGTAACGGTACAAGCACAAATCATGCGCTTAATGAATGAATTGTGTTATGAGCTGCAGACGTCTGTTTTACTTATTACACATGATTTAGGTGTCGTTGCAGAAATGGCAGATCGTGTCATCGTTATGTATGCAGGGCAAGTTGTCGAAGAAGCAGATGTTTTTACGTTGTTTGAACGACCATTACATCCATATACAATGGGCCTAATGGATTCAATTCCATCAATGGATTTTGACGGAAAACAATTAAAGGCAATACCAGGTACGATACCAGGACGTTATCAAAATATTGTTGGCTGTCGTTTTGCAAACCGTTGCGCTTTTGCAACAGAGCATTGTAAAAAACAGCAACCACCATTAATTGAAGTTGAAAAAGGGCATAAAACGAGATGTTTTGAATGGCAAAAGGTCGCACAAGGAGGAGAGCAGAAATGA